CAGATCCCAATGTAATTTTGCGCATTATGGATGCCGTTACCATACCGGTGATGGCAAAAGCCCGCATTGGACACTTTGTGGAGGCCCAAATACTGGAAGCACTGGGTGTTGACTACATTGACGAAAGTGAAGTACTGACACCGGCTGATGAAGTATTCCACATTAACAAACACGATTTTAAAGTACCTTTTGTGTGTGGTGCCAGAAACCTGGGAGAAGCCCTGCGCCGCATCGGCGAGGGAGCTGCCATGATCCGTACCAAAGGGGAACCCGGTACCGGCAACGTGGTAGAAGCTGTCCGCCATATGAGACAGGTTATGAGCGAAATCCGCATGGTACAACACATGCCTAAAGATGAGTTAATGACCGCAGCCAAAGAAATGGGTGCACCCTACGACCTGGTGGTACAGGTGCATGAATTGGGGCGGCTGCCTGTGGTTAATTTTGCCGCCGGCGGTATTGCTACCCCGGCAGATGCTGCTTTGATGATGCAGCTTGGCTGCGACGGCATATTTGTAGGTTCCGGTATCTTTAAGTCGAAAGACCCGGTAGCCCGGGCCAAGGCCATTGTAGCTGCCACCACCCATTATAATGATCCGCAAGTTCTGGCCGAAATTTCCAAAGACCTGGGTGAAGCAATGCCGGGCATTGAAATTGCTACCATTGCCGCTGAACAGCGGATGCAAGAAAGAGGATGGTAGATAACAAAATGGTAATAGGCGTTTTAGCACTGCAGGGTGCCTTTATCGAACACCAGAAAGCACTGGCTGCCTGTGGGGTAGCAAGCAGGCAGGTGCGTAAACCGGAGCAGTTGGCGGGTATTCAGGGGTTAATTATCCCCGGCGGTGAAAGCACCACCATGGGCAAATTAATGCACCGGTTTGCCTTGTTTGAACCCCTGCAGGAATTGGGGCGGCAGGGCCTGCCTATTTTTGGCACCTGTGCCGGTTTGATTATGCTGGCCAAAGAAATTGCCGGGTCAAACCAGCCTCGCTTGGGCTTGCTGGATATCGAGGTGGAGCGAAATGCCTTTGGCCGGCAGGTAGAAAGTTTTGAAACCGGCCTTGAAGTGCCTGAGCTGGGACAACAACCCCTGCGGGCTGTCTTTATCCGAGCTCCCTACATCAAAAGGGTGGCGGACAATGTACAGGTAATGGCAACCTATCAAGATAAAATTGTGCTGGCCCGCCAGCATAATTGCCTGGTTGCGGCCTTTCACCCGGAATTGACGGACGATCTGAGGCTGCACCGTTACTTCTTAAACATGATTAAGTAAATTTTAACCCGTATCACCCTAAGTGGTACGGGTTTGTTGTTTATAATAAAAACAACAGTAAATAATTGGAAATATAAAACCGAAGGAAAAAATAACCACAAACTTTAAAAAACAGGCTGTAGCGTTAAATAAACATCCTAAATGGAATTATATGGAAAATAATTTATATGGTAAACTAAATTTGACGCTGACTTGGCGGCGTTCAGGAGGTGAACGAAAATGAAGTTTATCAACCTGAACAAGCCCGGCAAGTGGCTGATTACGGTGGCGGTAATATGTTCCTTTTTGTTTGGCACCCTGTTAGAGAATAAATTACATGCGGTGCAAAACTTGCAAAATGCCGTCGAAAACGTAACTGCCGTTATCTTGCCGGCCGGCAACAAATTTATAGAAAGGTTTGATGCCTACTACAAAAAAGCAGAAAAGACTTATGATGCGTTAAAAATCGGAACGGCTATCAGTATTGCCATCGTTTTGAACACACTGCCCAAATCAAATAACCGGGGGCCTTAACAAGGAGGGTAGCAGAAAATTATAAAAAATTAACATATCCATTATTGACAAACAAAAGTCTCCTGTGTAAAATCATTTACATGATAAAGGACATCGAGAAACCCAGCGAAGGGGAAAAGTAATTTAAGCCTGTTCTTTCAGAGAGCCGGTGGGTGGTGCGAACCGGCAGAGGGTTTAAGTGAATTCCTCCCCGGAGGGGATCCGCCGAAAAACAGCGAGACAGATAAAAGAGCTGCCAGTAGGTGGATACGGGAAGACACCCGTTATAACAAATGAGTGGGTCAGAAGTTTTTAGTTTCTGACCAACAAGGGTGGCAACGCGGGAGCATAACCTCTCGTCCCTAATGGACTATCATCCGTTAGGGGCGGGAGGTTTTTATATTTCCCCCCCGGCGGGTAACAAACAATTTTTACTGGAGGGATTGTTGATCATGCAAGACAAAAAGTATCTCTTAATTCCGGGACCGACACCAATTCCCCCCCGGGTGGCAGAGGCCATGTCGCGGCCTGTTATCGGGCACCGCAGCGCTGAGTTTCAGGCTGTGATGGAACGAGTAACAGGCAAACTGCAGCAGGTGTTTCAAACCAAAAACCACGTCTTTATTCAGGGCAGTTCCGGCACCGGTGCTTTGGAAGCAGCTGTGGCCAACCTGGTTAATCCCGGGGATAAAGTGCTGGCCCTGTCCTGCGGCAAGTTTGGCGAACGTTTTGCGGAACTGGCCAGAATTTACGGCGGCGAAGTAGATTTTGTGGATTTTGGCTGGGGTTATGATATTGACCTGAATGTGGTGAAAAAGAAATTAGATGCCGACCCAGCGATAAAAGTGGTGCTGGCTACCCAGAACGAAACTTCCACCGGCGTGCAAAACGATATTGAAGGTTTAGGCAAGCTGGTGGCCGAGTATAATGCGGTGCTGGCGGTAGATGCTGTCAGCGGACTGGCTGCCATCGACCTGCGGACGGACGAGTGGCATGTGGATGTGGTGGTCAGCGGTTCGCAAAAAGCATTTATGCTGCCCCCGGGGCTGGCTTTTATCAGTGTCAGCGATAAAGCCTGGCAAAAAATTGAGCAAAATACATCTCCCAAGTATTATTTTGATTTACTGAAAGCCCGCAAATCCATTGCTAAATGGAATACTGCCTATACCACGCCGGTTACCATGGTTTTTGGCCTGGAAGCAGCCCTGGATATGATTTTGGAAGAAGGTCTGGATAACGTGTTTGCCCGTCATAAGCTGTTGGCTAAAGCTACCCGGGCTGCCATCCAGGGTTTGGGACTGGAGCTGCTGGCGCCGGACGAATGTGCCTCCCAGGCTGTTACCGCCGTACAATCACCCATGGTGGTAGATGCCGATACCTTGCGTAAGGTACTGCTGCGGGATTACGGCGTTACTTTTGCCGGCGGCCAGGACAAAATGAAAGGCAAGATTTTCCGCATTGCTCATATGGGTTATGCCGATAAAATGGACGTTATTATTGCCATTGCTGCCCTGGAAATGGCTTTAGGCAAATGCGGCTATAAAGCTGAACTGGGTGCCGGTGTCAGAGAAGCGCAAATGGTATTTGTAGGAGGCGAGCACGCATGATGAAAGTATTAGTAATGGACGGTGTGGCAGAACAGGGTTTGGTGCCTTTACGCCGGCAACCTGATATTGAAGTGGTAATTGGCGAAAAAATGACTGAAGACCAACTGGTGGAAGTAATTGGCCAGTATGACGCCTTAATTGTCCGCAGCGCCACCAAGGTAACTGCCCGGGTGATAGAAGCAGCCAATAAATTAAAAGTGATTGGCCGGGCCGGCGTAGGGGTTGACAACATCGACCGCAACGCTGCCACCAACAAAGGTATTGTGGTGGTTAACGCCCCGGATGGCAACACCATTGCCGCAGCCGAACATACCATGGCCATGATGCTGGCCCTGGCCCGCAAAGTACCGGCTGCCTGCGGCAAGCTGAAAAACGGCTGCTGGGATAAAAAAGCCTTCCTGGGTGTTGAGTTGCGAGGGAAAACCCTGGGTATTATCGGTCTTGGCCGCATAGGTTCGGCGGTGGCCAAGCGGGCCCAGGCGATGGAAATGCACATTATTGCTTATGATCCCTATATTGCGGAAGAACACGCCAGAAAAATGGCGGTGGAAATAGTCACCCTGCAAGAACTGTTTAAACGGGCAGATTTTATTACGGTGCATATGCCCAAAACCAAAGAAACCTATCATATGATTAATAAAGAAGCCTTTGAACAGATGAAAGACGGGGTGCGCATTATTAACTGCGCCCGGGGCGGTATTATTGATGAAGCTGCCCTGTACGAATATATGGTTAACGGCAAAGTGGCGGGAGCAGCGCTGGACGTTTTTGAAACCGAGCCCTGCACCGACAGCCCGTTACTGCAGCTGGAAAACTTTATTGCCACCCCGCACCTGGGCGCCTCTACCCAGGAAGCCCAGATAAATGTGGCGGTGGATGTGGCGGAAGAAATTGTTGCAGCCTTGCGGGGTGAATTGGTGAAAAATGCCGTCAACATGCCTTCCATGAGCCCCAAGCTGCTGGCTAAAATCCGCCCCTTCCTTGACCTGGCAGAAAAACTTGGTACCTTCCAGGCGCAAATGCTGAACGGCCGGCTTCAAAAGGTAGAGGTTATTTACAGCGGCGAGTTAGCTAAATATGATGTTAATCCTATCACGACCATTTTATTGAAGGGATTGCTGGATCCCATCCTGCAAGAAAACGTTAACTTTGTTAACGCCACCCTGGTGGCTCGCAACCGTGGTATTACGGTTGTGCAAACCACCAAGGAGAACGGAGAAGACTATCATAATCTGATTACCGTTCATGTTTATACCGACAAAGGCCGGCGGCTGCTGGCAGGCACCATGTTCCAGGGCAACGACCCCAGGATTGTCAATATTGACGGCTTCCGCATCAACGCTGCCACCGGCGGCCACATGCTGGTGGTGCCCCATATTGACAAACCCGGCATTGTCGGCAAGGTGGGTACCATTGTGGGCGATAAAAACATCAACATCGGCGGTATGCAGGTGGGACGTGTGGAACTGGGCGGCAAAGCCATTATGGTGATGATGGTGGACAACATTGTGCCCCAGGATGCCCTGGATGAAATGGCCCGTATCGACGGTGTATTGGAAGTAAAAATGGTCAGCTTGTAATATAAAACAGTGAGAGACTAGAGGCGCCCCGCAAGGCAGCCAAAGTCTCTCACTTTTTTTAAGGCTTGCAACTGCCTTCAACCGCCCTGCGCCGGTCCGCTTGCTTGCTCTTTTCAAGGTTGCAGCCCAGCCTATTGTTTTACAAAGGGATGGGGTTGTAGTATAATACAGAAGGAAAATTTTGCAGTTTTTCGCCACATTAATACCAGGCAACTAAATTCCTGCTAAATTTGTAGGGGGCAGATCAATGTTAGATATTAAATTAGTCCGCAGCAATCCCGAACTGGTACTGGAAGGTCTGAGAAAACGGGGCTCAGACATATCTTTGGATGAATTTTTACAACTGGACGCCCGGCGCCGGGAAAAGCTGGTGGTGGTCGAACAGTTAAAAAACACCCGTAACGTGGTTTCACAAGAGATTGGCAAACTGAAAAAAGCAGGCCAGGATGCTGCAGCCAAACAGCAAGAAATGCGCCAGGTATCCCAACAGATAAAGGATTTGGATGACGAAATAAGAACGCTGGAGGAAAGGCTGCAGGAAATCCTGCTGTCAATTCCCAACATCCCGCATGAATCTGTGCCGGAAGGCAAAGATGACCAGGATAACCAGGAAGTACGCCGCTGGGGCAAACCCCGGCAGTTTGAGTTTGCTCCCAAAGCCCATTGGGATTTGGGCGAAGCTCTGGATATTATTGATTTTGAACGGGGCGGCAAGGTAACCGGCGCCAGGTTTGCATTTTATAAAGGGTTGGGAGCCCGCCTGGAACGTGCCTTAATTAACTTTATGCTGGATTTACATACCCGGGAGCACGGCTACACTGAAGTTTTTCCGCCTTTTATCGTCAATGCCGACAGCATGGTGGGCACCGGTCAGTTGCCTAAATTTGCGGAAGATATGTTTAAGCTGGAAGGTTTAAACTATTACCTGATTCCCACCGCCGAGGTACCGGTAACCAACCTGTACCGGGAAGAAATCCTGCCGGCCGACAAGCTGCCCATCTATCACTGCGCCTACAGCGCCTGTTTCCGGGCGGAAGCCGGGGCAGCCGGCCGGGACACCCGCGGTTTGATCCGCCAGCACCAGTTTAACAAAGTAGAACTGGTAAAATTCTGCAAACCGGAAGAATCCTTTGATGAACTGGAGCGCTTAACAGCCAATGCAGAAAAGGTATTGCAAGCACTGGGCCTGCCTTACCGGGTGGTGCTGCTGTGTACCGGCGATATGGGCTTTTCTTCCGCCAAAACCTATGATATAGAAGTATGGTTGCCCAGTTATAATGCTTACAAAGAAATATCCTCCTGCAGCAACTTCCTTGACTTCCAGGCCAGGCGGGCCAACATTAAGTACCGTCCGGCACCTAAAGCCAAACCGGAATTTGTGCACACCTTAAACGGTTCCGGTATTGCTGTAGGACGGGCCTTATCGGCCATCCTGGAAAACTACCAGGAAGCAGACGGCAGCATCACCGTGCCGCCGGTGTTGGTGCCATATATGGGCGGCATTGAGAAGATTAGCCTGTAAAACCATGAATAACTCTTAACAATTAAATTGACAAACAGGTTTTGCCTGTGTTATACTCTATCTTGCTTGGGGTTTCGGGCTGTTTTGGAGGAATCACCTCCGGGTTCGGAGGGATGTCCGAGCGGTTTAAGGAGGCGGTCTTGAAAACCGTTGAACTCTTACGGGTTCCGTGGGTTCGAATCCCACTCCCTCCGCCAGGTAAGATAGAATTACGGAGAGCTGGCCGAGTAGGCTGAAGGCGCTCGCCTGCTAAGCGAGTATACGGGGTAAACCTGTATCGAGGGTTCGAATCCCTCGCTCTCCGCCACATAAGCAAACCGTTGGCAAAACAGCTAACGGTTTGTTGTTTTTCCTGCCTGAGAAGCTAACAACTTTAAAATTGGCAAAAAACAACCGACCTGTGCATAAAGCCTGAACAGTGTCAACATGGTTTTTCTCAAAATCTGATCAAGTGGCGACGCTGGCAATTATAGGCCAGACAAAGGAGTAATATTTGCATAAATGTAATACAGCCACATAATTACAGTTGATTTTTCTTTTCAACTTGTTATATAATAAGTTTTGTGACAGGGACACCTGTTGTTTCTATAAGCTCCTTGCAATATGTGCCTGTAGCTCAATTGGATAGAGCATCTGACTACGGATCAGAAGGTTAGGGGTTCGAGTCCCTTCAGGCACGCCATAAATGCTTGACATAGCTGCAAAACTGTGATAATATTTGTTTTGCCTTTATATGTGCCTGTAGCTCAATTGGATAGAGCATCTGACTACGGATCAGAAGGTTAGGGGTTCGAGTCCCTTCAGGCACGCCACTGTCATAATGTTGTTAGTTCTAAGTGGGTATTTGGAGCTAACAACTTATTTATATGCGCCCGTAGCTCAGGTGGATAGAGCAGCGGTTTCCTAAACCGCGTGTCGGTGGTTCGAGTCCTCCCGGGCGCACCATTTACAGTAAAAGCAAAAAGCACTGCTGCGACAGCGCAGTGCTTTTGTAATTTAACAGGAACGGCTGACCCGATACCCATAAACCCATAAACAGGTTCCGGCAGCGGTTGCACGGCTTCGGTCTGGTGCAAGCCGTTTGCAGGTGCTATTCGGTTTTAATTAACTCATCGAAACGGCAAATCATAAGCGTAACATAGCAGGAAATTACCGGTACAATAACTAACTGTATAAAAACATTGTAAGCATTTAAGCCGGTTTTGCCGATAAGACTGTTATTGCAATACAGGTTGGTCAAACAAAGCACACCCACATAAAGGTAGCCCAAAGTAATTTTTTTTGCTAACAGCATACAGGAACCGTTTCTGTGACAATACAAAACATACAGCCAGGCATTACAACACAGTACCGCCGGAGCAATTAACATCAGCCAGTGCGAGCTAAAGCCGTGCCAGAGCAAAAAAACCGAGGTGTTGGCTAAGCCAAACAGAGTGCCAAAAAACACTTCTTTCACAGGTGGCACCTCCTTTCAATAAGTTAGTTTTAATATGTAATAAAAATAAGATTTATTGTTTTATTATGCAAAAATTTATTTAAACAACAAACATCTTTTATAACTATAATAAAGCATTGTATGTATATTCTATGTCGAAAGAAATAAGCAGTTGATAAAAATTTTTCACTGCTCTTTTTGGCTTGATTCCGGGTTATTTTAATTGCTGCATCAACTATGTTGTCACTGCCTTGCTCACGCCGAATCAGTTCTGGAACAGGTCTTGAGAATTAGTGCGGTATATGCTATAATTACGGTTGTTTACGGGCTAAATGCCCGGGTACCCCTTTAAGCAGGGTAAACCGACTAGAAGCTGTTAAGGGGTTTTGGCCTTGACACATGCTGACTACATGCAGGAAGCGCTGGCAGAGGCCAGGCAGGCGGCTGCCAAGGGCGAGGTGCCTATTGGTGCTGTGGTGGTGGTAAACGGGCTAATTGTCGGACGGGGCCATGATTTGCGGGAAAGCCTGTGCGATGCCTCTGCCCATGCCGAAATACTGGCCATGCGGCAAGCGGCCGGGCGGTTAGGCGATTGGCGCTTAAACAATGCCACCCTCTACGTTACAGTGGAACCCTGTGCCATGTGTGCCGGTGCCATCACGCAATTTCGGGTGCAGCGATTAGTTTATGGCGCCCCCAATGCTAAGTTTGGTTCGGTTGATTCGGTGCTTAATATCCTGCAGCAGCCGCGCTTTAACCACCGGGTTGAGGTAATTGCCGGCATCCTGGAGGATGAGTGCCGTGCCATCCTGCAGCAGTTTTTTCGCACATTAAGAAATAAGTAATTCGGAGAGTTGGCCGAGCTGGTCGAAGGCGCTCGACTCGAAATCGAGTAGGCCGTGATGAGCGGTCTCTAGGGTTCGAATCCCTAACTCTCCGCCACTTGAGAACCGCTTTACTTAACTAAAGTAAGGCGGTTTTTTTATGCTATTTCACAAAAATTTCACATAAGATTTCACAAAACAAAAATTCATTTCATATTATTGGAGATAGACAAAGCCATCGGTTCCCGTATCCTGGAGCGGGGCAAAGGAAATACGGTGATTATTGAGGGTCAAGCATGCAACTTCTGCTTACTGAAGGTGAACCGGACCTCGCGCCACCTGAGATGATTGCAAAGGAGTGGGCCGTAGCAACAGCCAACCGGTAATCTGTTAGCAGTGTACATTTACTAAATAATGGGTAACAAAAATGTAACAACTATGAATAAATTTTAGGTTAAATAAATCCTAATTATAGTATAATAAAAGTAATAAACTCTAAGAAGGTGGTCATATGAATATAAACACAGACTGCATAGTAAGTATTTCGGATGCTAACCAGAACTTCTCTAGAATTGCTCGTCTTGTTGACGAAAAGAAAAAAGTTATTGTAATGAAGAACAATAAACCGCGGTATCTTATTATTGATTTTGACGATTATGAAGCCCAGCGGGCAGAAGAAATGAAGCTTGATAAAATAGCCGATAACATTTTAGAAAAGAACCTCAATGCCTTTAAGAGGTTGGCAGAATGAAATGGCTTTCCATTGATTATATTCTCAAATTACATGAAAAAATGATACAAAGAACTGGAGGTGCACCTGGTTTAAGAGACATAAAATTACTTCAGTCAGCTATTTATGTCACCGCCGGGATATAATTGACCCAGGTTCGCCGGAAAGAAAATGACCCACCCTTAGCGAATATATCCCCTTCGTAATTAACGGCCAAGTTAATCTTCGGAGGGAGACACATGCTAAGGAGTGGGATAGTGATATCGTTACATACCATGAGGGCAGAAGGCAAGAGTATTCGTGAAATTGCCCGTCTAACGGGGCATTCTCGAAATACAGTTCGCCGATATCTCCGGGGTGAATTCTCCCCCGAAAAGGGAACCCGTAAATCTCGTGGTTCCAAGCTTGATCCGTATAAACCGTTCCTGCAGGAACGTCTTCAAGAAGGTATCTATAACTGCGAGGTTTTATTCGATCTTCTACGAGAAAAGGGGTATACCGGGGGACGTACCATCTTGAAAGACTATGTGAAGGACTTCCGTCCTCCCAAACAAGTTCCCGCTGTTCTTCGTTACGAGACGAAACCTGGTGAATATGCACAGGTCGACTGGGGACTGTGTGATTACGTAGATTTGGACGGTACAGTCCGAAAAGTGCCGGTATTTGTCATGGTATTGGGGTACTCTCGTTCCACCTATATAGAGTTCACTAAGCGTTGTGACATTCACAGCTTTCTTCGTTGCTTGATTCATGCTTTTGAATATTTTGGGGGCATCCCAAAGGTAATGCTGACCGACCAGATGAAAACCGTCGTACTGGGCATGGGAGATGATCGAAAACCTCGCTGGCATCCGCTTTTTGCCGACTTTGCTGCAGCGATTGGGCTTGTTCCAAAAGTATGCAAAGTTCGACGCCCCGAAACAAAGGGAAAAGTGGAACGAGGCGTTCAATACGTAAAAAACAACTTTCTTCCTGGCAAACGCTTCGTTGATTTACAGGATCTCAATCAACAAGCCCTACACTGGTGCGAGCGGATTAACCGCCGTATTCATGGAACAACCGGCGAACGTCCCATCGACCGACTCCGTGAGGAAAATCTGTCGCCTATCCCTTCAGCTGAACGATGGGAAAAATACTTGCATGAACCAAGACAGGTCAGCCGAGACGGATTTGTTAGCTACGATGGTGTACGATATGGGGTTCCATGGAGGTACAGTGGACGTGAGGGTACCGTGCGAGAAGTGAATGGGTGGGTGGAAATCTGGGCCGACGGCACATGTATTGCTCGACACCAAAAGGTCTATCGATCCCGTGCAACTGTTTTTTGTGAAAACCAGTATGCAGGTCTTACGACTGCTCAAG
This region of Desulforamulus hydrothermalis Lam5 = DSM 18033 genomic DNA includes:
- the tadA gene encoding tRNA adenosine(34) deaminase TadA — its product is MTHADYMQEALAEARQAAAKGEVPIGAVVVVNGLIVGRGHDLRESLCDASAHAEILAMRQAAGRLGDWRLNNATLYVTVEPCAMCAGAITQFRVQRLVYGAPNAKFGSVDSVLNILQQPRFNHRVEVIAGILEDECRAILQQFFRTLRNK
- a CDS encoding pyridoxal-phosphate-dependent aminotransferase family protein; translated protein: MMQDKKYLLIPGPTPIPPRVAEAMSRPVIGHRSAEFQAVMERVTGKLQQVFQTKNHVFIQGSSGTGALEAAVANLVNPGDKVLALSCGKFGERFAELARIYGGEVDFVDFGWGYDIDLNVVKKKLDADPAIKVVLATQNETSTGVQNDIEGLGKLVAEYNAVLAVDAVSGLAAIDLRTDEWHVDVVVSGSQKAFMLPPGLAFISVSDKAWQKIEQNTSPKYYFDLLKARKSIAKWNTAYTTPVTMVFGLEAALDMILEEGLDNVFARHKLLAKATRAAIQGLGLELLAPDECASQAVTAVQSPMVVDADTLRKVLLRDYGVTFAGGQDKMKGKIFRIAHMGYADKMDVIIAIAALEMALGKCGYKAELGAGVREAQMVFVGGEHA
- the serS gene encoding serine--tRNA ligase, translated to MLDIKLVRSNPELVLEGLRKRGSDISLDEFLQLDARRREKLVVVEQLKNTRNVVSQEIGKLKKAGQDAAAKQQEMRQVSQQIKDLDDEIRTLEERLQEILLSIPNIPHESVPEGKDDQDNQEVRRWGKPRQFEFAPKAHWDLGEALDIIDFERGGKVTGARFAFYKGLGARLERALINFMLDLHTREHGYTEVFPPFIVNADSMVGTGQLPKFAEDMFKLEGLNYYLIPTAEVPVTNLYREEILPADKLPIYHCAYSACFRAEAGAAGRDTRGLIRQHQFNKVELVKFCKPEESFDELERLTANAEKVLQALGLPYRVVLLCTGDMGFSSAKTYDIEVWLPSYNAYKEISSCSNFLDFQARRANIKYRPAPKAKPEFVHTLNGSGIAVGRALSAILENYQEADGSITVPPVLVPYMGGIEKISL
- the pdxT gene encoding pyridoxal 5'-phosphate synthase glutaminase subunit PdxT produces the protein MVIGVLALQGAFIEHQKALAACGVASRQVRKPEQLAGIQGLIIPGGESTTMGKLMHRFALFEPLQELGRQGLPIFGTCAGLIMLAKEIAGSNQPRLGLLDIEVERNAFGRQVESFETGLEVPELGQQPLRAVFIRAPYIKRVADNVQVMATYQDKIVLARQHNCLVAAFHPELTDDLRLHRYFLNMIK
- the pdxS gene encoding pyridoxal 5'-phosphate synthase lyase subunit PdxS, producing the protein MAEKGTWTVKKGLAEMLKGGVIMDVTTPEQAKIAEEAGACAVMALERVPADIRAAGGVARMADPNVILRIMDAVTIPVMAKARIGHFVEAQILEALGVDYIDESEVLTPADEVFHINKHDFKVPFVCGARNLGEALRRIGEGAAMIRTKGEPGTGNVVEAVRHMRQVMSEIRMVQHMPKDELMTAAKEMGAPYDLVVQVHELGRLPVVNFAAGGIATPADAALMMQLGCDGIFVGSGIFKSKDPVARAKAIVAATTHYNDPQVLAEISKDLGEAMPGIEIATIAAEQRMQERGW
- the serA gene encoding phosphoglycerate dehydrogenase, with the translated sequence MMKVLVMDGVAEQGLVPLRRQPDIEVVIGEKMTEDQLVEVIGQYDALIVRSATKVTARVIEAANKLKVIGRAGVGVDNIDRNAATNKGIVVVNAPDGNTIAAAEHTMAMMLALARKVPAACGKLKNGCWDKKAFLGVELRGKTLGIIGLGRIGSAVAKRAQAMEMHIIAYDPYIAEEHARKMAVEIVTLQELFKRADFITVHMPKTKETYHMINKEAFEQMKDGVRIINCARGGIIDEAALYEYMVNGKVAGAALDVFETEPCTDSPLLQLENFIATPHLGASTQEAQINVAVDVAEEIVAALRGELVKNAVNMPSMSPKLLAKIRPFLDLAEKLGTFQAQMLNGRLQKVEVIYSGELAKYDVNPITTILLKGLLDPILQENVNFVNATLVARNRGITVVQTTKENGEDYHNLITVHVYTDKGRRLLAGTMFQGNDPRIVNIDGFRINAATGGHMLVVPHIDKPGIVGKVGTIVGDKNINIGGMQVGRVELGGKAIMVMMVDNIVPQDALDEMARIDGVLEVKMVSL
- a CDS encoding type II toxin-antitoxin system Phd/YefM family antitoxin produces the protein MNINTDCIVSISDANQNFSRIARLVDEKKKVIVMKNNKPRYLIIDFDDYEAQRAEEMKLDKIADNILEKNLNAFKRLAE
- the istA gene encoding IS21 family transposase, with translation MLRSGIVISLHTMRAEGKSIREIARLTGHSRNTVRRYLRGEFSPEKGTRKSRGSKLDPYKPFLQERLQEGIYNCEVLFDLLREKGYTGGRTILKDYVKDFRPPKQVPAVLRYETKPGEYAQVDWGLCDYVDLDGTVRKVPVFVMVLGYSRSTYIEFTKRCDIHSFLRCLIHAFEYFGGIPKVMLTDQMKTVVLGMGDDRKPRWHPLFADFAAAIGLVPKVCKVRRPETKGKVERGVQYVKNNFLPGKRFVDLQDLNQQALHWCERINRRIHGTTGERPIDRLREENLSPIPSAERWEKYLHEPRQVSRDGFVSYDGVRYGVPWRYSGREGTVREVNGWVEIWADGTCIARHQKVYRSRATVFCENQYAGLTTAQGYAYPRPQARQISSQQVEVRSLDVYEQLTGVGA